Proteins found in one Micropterus dolomieu isolate WLL.071019.BEF.003 ecotype Adirondacks linkage group LG12, ASM2129224v1, whole genome shotgun sequence genomic segment:
- the eml3 gene encoding echinoderm microtubule-associated protein-like 3, translating to MRQTRAHEGSVFTLCSLQGGALLSGGGKDRKIIRWSADLAPERECEIPEKYGAVRTIADVDGEELLVGTTRNAILRGTFSDGFVAIVQGHVDEMWGLATHPSQNIFLTCGHDRQVCLWNAEEHKLDWCITLEEYGLCAGFCPNGSVVSVGLNTGRWMVLDLLTREVVLESIDGNEQLSVMRYSPDGSFLAVGSHDNFIYIYSVTERGRRYTRFGKCNGHSSFITHLDWSKDGKYIMSNSGDYEILYWDIAGGCKLLRNRFESKDREWASYTCVLGFHVIGVWMEGSDGTDINALCRSHSERVVAVADDFCKVHLFQYPCPKPKAPSHKYEGHGSHVTNVCFTHNDSHLLSMGGKDTCILQWRVMGGGVGDSRERLASASSTSTSSPEPATS from the exons ATGCGACAGACCAGAGCCCATGAAGGCAGCGTGTTCACCCTGTGCTCCCTGCAGGGCGGGGCTCTGCTCAGTGGCGGAGGGAAAGATCGTAAGATCATCCGCTGGAGCGCTGATCTGGCACCCGAGAGAGAGTGTGAG ATTCCAGAAAAATATGGGGCAGTCCGTACCATTGCAGATGTGGATGGGGAGGAACTATTAGTTGGTACAACCCGTAACGCCATCCTCAGAGGCACCTTCTCAGACGGATTTGTTGCCATAGTACAG gGCCATGTAGATGAGATGTGGGGGCTGGCTACACACCCCTCTCAGAACATCTTCCTCACCTGTGGTCACGACAGGCAAGTGTGTTTGTGGAACGCAGAGGAACACAAGCTGGACTGGTGCATCACCCTGGAG GAGTATGGGTTGTGTGCTGGTTTCTGCCCTAATGGTTCAGTGGTTTCAGTCGGCCTCAACACAGGAAG GTGGATGGTCCTTGACCTGCTGACCAGAGAAGTGGTCTTGGAGTCCATTGATGGGAACGAGCAGCTGTCTGTCATGAGATACTCACCAG ATGGCAGCTTTTTAGCTGTTGGATCCCATGACAACTTCATCTACATCTacagtgtgacagagagaggccGGCGTTACACCCGCTTCGGGAAATGTAAT GGTCACTCCAGCTTCATAACTCACCTGGATTGGTCCAAAGATGGAAAGTACATCATGTCTAATTCAGGCGACTATGAGATCCTTTACT GGGACATAGCAGGAGGATGTAAACTGTTGAGGAATCGCTTTGAGAGTAAAGACAGAGAATGGGCCTCCTATACGTGTGTGCTGGGCTTCCACGTCATTg GTGTGTGGATGGAGGGCTCAGACGGCACAGACATCAACGCCCTGTGTCGCTCTCACAGTGAGAGGGTGGTGGCCGTGGCTGATGACTTCTGTAAAGTCCACCTCTTCCAGTACCCCTGTCCTAAACCTAAG gCACCAAGTCACAAGTACGAGGGCCATGGCAGCCACGTCACCAACGTCTGCTTCACCCACAATGACTCCCATCTCCTCTCCATGGGCGGGAAGGACACCTGCATCCTTCAGTGGAGGGTGATGGGAGGAGGGGTGGGTGACAGCAGGGAGAGACTGGCCTCGGCCTCGTCCACGTCCACCAGCTCTCCAGAACCTGCCACCAGCTAG